The following are encoded in a window of Fusarium verticillioides 7600 chromosome 6, whole genome shotgun sequence genomic DNA:
- a CDS encoding MADS-box transcription factor, other eukaryote codes for MADITDQHDQTSPTELDDSQNVGNGNATESRGIKRQRPSAGDDDDDDDEKGSRERRKIEIKFISDKSRRHITFSKRKAGIMKKAYELSVLTGTQVLLLVVSETGLVYTFTTPKLQPLVTKSEGKNLIQACLNAPEPTPGNENGVDGGDQVESPEEPPNQHLPPQGNRPGMPQNPHMPNNYMPNMPMDPQQALAYQSYVQRNQAYGSGIPPQPGMPANSHHQS; via the exons ATGGCCGACATCACAGACCAGCACGACCAGACCTCTCCCACTGAGCTCGACGACTCACAGAACGTTGGCAATGGCAACGCCACTGAGTCTCGCGGCATCAAGCGCCAGCGTCCTTCAGCtggcgacgacgacgacgatgatgacgagaaggGCAGTCGCGAGCGTCGCAAGATtgagatcaagttcatcagcGATAAATCTCGTCGACACATTACGTTCTCCAAGCGCAAGGCTGGAATCATGAAGAAG GCCTACGAACTCTCTGTCCTCACAGGTACCCAGGTTCTACTTCTCGTAGTTTCAGAAACCGGTCTCGTTTACACCTTCACCACACCCAAGCTGCAGCCCCTGGTTACCAAGTCTGAGGGCAAGAATTTGATCCAG GCTTGTCTTAATGCTCCTGAGCCCACTCCAGGCAACGAGAATGGCGTCGATGGCGGCGACCAAGTAGAgtctccagaagaaccacCTAACCAGCACCTCCCTCCTCAGGGCAACCGACCTGGCATGCCTCAAAACCCTCACATGCCCAACAACTACATGCCCAACATGCCCATGGATCCTCAGCAGGCTCTGGCTTATCAGAGCTACGTACAACGGAATCAGGCTTATGGCTCTGGCATACCTCCTCAACCAGGTATGCCTGCTAACAGTCATCACCAGTCATAA
- a CDS encoding hypothetical protein (At least one base has a quality score < 10): protein MNFPRHDMPGMDMGDDSSGSSSSSHGSSMMTMVFQTETRTPLYANSWTPNNAGSYAGTCIFLAVLAIIARALVAFKAVQEARWLDREAARRYVAVNGKIPLSEQIASSPDARRMTLSENGLEETVVVVERKRAATRPWRFSVDPVRACLDTMIVGIGYLLMLAVMTMNVGYFLSVLAGVFVGSLAVGRYIPTVEH, encoded by the exons ATGAACTTTCCAAGGCACGACATGCCAGGCATGGATATGGGCGACGACTCATCCGgctcctcgtcgtcgtcgcaCGGGTCAAGCATGATGACCATGGTCTTCCAAACCGAAACTCGCACGCCGCTGTACGCCAACTCGTGGACACCAAATAATGCAGGGTCCTATGCAGGAACATGTATTTTCCTGGCTGTTCTTGCTATCATTGCGCGGGCCCTCGTCGCATTCAAAGctgtccaagaagctcgctgGCTTGATCGCGAAGCTGCACGCCGTTACGTGGCGgtcaatggcaagatcccCTTGTCGGAGCAGATAGCTTCTAGCCCCGACGCGCGCCGCATGACCCTCTCGGAAAATGGTCTCGAAGAAACCGTCGTGGTTGTGGAAAGGAAACGAGCAGCGACGAGACCGTGGAGGTTCAGTGTTGACCCGGTTCGGGCATGTCTCGATACCATGATCGTCGGGATTGGATATCTTCT CATGTTGGCCGTCATGACGATGAATGTCGGCTACTTCCTCTCCGTCCTGGCTGGTGTCTTTGTTGGCAGCCTAGCCGTCGGTCGATACATACCAACAGTCGAGCATTAG